The nucleotide sequence aaaaaagaaaagaaaagaaagaattaagttaagaataaaattcaaaacccgATGTATAGAGATGGTTCCAAGTTCCAGGAAATTCAATATACATACTCGTGATCTAGAATTTTGCTTGGCAAATTATGCAAGGGACCAAGGGGAAACTTTGTCCTCAAAAGTATTTCTGCAGCATCTGCATTTCTATGTTTCTCATTGCCTTCTTTTCCTCCCGAAGCTAAATGACTACACACAAAGCAAAAGCTTGTTTCATGCAAGCAAAATCTAACCGACACTGAGCCCTGTATAGCAACGTTCAAATAAAATCAGGAAACAAGAATTGTAAAAAAGATATCAGTTTAACTGAAATTCTTTATTGTACATCATCTAAAACTATTACTGCCATTGAGCTTGAAATCATCCATCTTACTTTACTAAAACGGTGCAGAGAATATTGATAAACTGCATACCTTATTTCCAAGACAGCCCATTATGCCACTGCCGACACATGAAACACTTGGATGCCTGATATAGTGACAGAGATCAGTCCTTATCCACACAGTTATATATATTCCAACCATTTGCTTGCTGATGATACACTGGAAGTGCTGTGACTCCTTGGCATCAACAGACTTATGTTCCTTCAGAGGATAAACTTTTTGGGGTTCTCCGGCTTCTGCTTGTTCTGCTCTTTCCAGCTTGTATGCTGTCTTGTTGAGTGCTGCCCCAATCAGAGAATTCCACTGTAGGGAAATTCTGCTGTTTCTAGAACCCAGGACATTTCTAGCATTCAGAGGCACAATTTCTTGAAACCTGAAATGTGCATTTGTTTCACGCGTTAGAACTCAtctaaagtaataaaaaaacataagatTAACTCGGCAAaccatatatgtatgcatgcttATTTAGTACGTAGATACATGCATAAAGAAGTTGGAGATTACCCAAGAACGTAGATGTCAACCATGTGATTTTGTGTGTCAAGCCACTCATCTATGTTCAGTTGTTCTGGTGGTGTGATGCCTCCAACATTCCATGAGCCGACAAGTAATCTACATGGCAGAAACAACCAAAAAGAATGGATATTAGGATTATTACCAGCTTGTCAGTGCTGGAACAACTACATCAGATGAAACATCAGCGAGAGGGGATGCAGAATAATGAAgtagttcaaaaaatattaatttgtacTTATATGCATCCTGATGGATGAAAGTTTTATTGGCTTTGGAAGATGATCTTTTTGTACTTGGAACTTCCAGTAAGGGCTGCATGGATTTTGTAGAGTCTGGAACAAAATTATTGCTTTGCGATCTTCTTTTCAGGATATTGTTAACCACTAAACTGGGCTGCATGACCTTTAAACAAGAATACTACCAAGTCAGCGTAgtatcagagagagagagagagagagagagagagagagagagagagagagagagagagagagagatcttgcTCTCTTTGCATGCTTAAATGCTTTTATTTGCATTAATGCTGCTTTGTTATATATGGGTAACAAAAGATGCAGTTCCTCACAGGATACAGCGACCTCATAAAAGGAAGGGGCTGGAAGTGCGGTGCAATCGGTGGGAAGGTGGTCCCATGGAGGAAGTACCCATTTTTGGCAAGATGGGGAGAGAAAAGGATTGAATTACTCTTCAGgcaaaaatatatacttaaataaGTGGAGtaaaaaccaaaatgaaaaataaaaacagaaggGATGCAGATGTATAAGATGGGAAAGAGACGGCATTGAGATTGATGATGATAGTGATGATGCAATTCAGATCGTGATTTATCAACCAATTATGGGGTGGACAGATTCGATCGGTAAGGCAATTCTTAAAACAGCGGTCTTGATTCATTGGCTGGGTAAACATGGAAATCTGCTTTGTATTCTTCTATTTGTTTGGCAGCGGGTTTATTGTATTATAATGGGCAGCATATTGAGGGTACTGCTTTATATTTCAGGTTGAGGCGCCTTACTGGGTGGCTATGTAATGTTGGGTGTATTGAGTAAGGATAATGCTGAGATGAAGGCGCGTCCGACTTTGTGATGTTTCAGGGGTATATGTGTAATTGTATCAAGGGATATATGTGTAATTTTAAGCCACATTGTCGACCAGATTGGCTATGTAGCATTGTCCATTGAGTAAACCCTGCCGTCTGATGTTACCCCTTTCCTGAATTAACTAATCTGAACCAGTtgttttgtttactttttttgGTTTCCACTCCCCATTTCTTTTTATAGCACTTAAAGTTATTTGTCCTGCATTATTGGTGACTGATTGTCAGGATTTTGTGTCTTGTGATGGTTACTGATTATATGAATTTAGGGAAAATCATGAGATGACGCTTATAGTAGTTTTAGTATTTGTGTAAATATGCATAGTACCTATCATGGTGATATTATAAGAAGTGTAGCCTTTACAtggatttaaaaatatagtgtaCGAACTTCAACCCCTACTTtcttgtacaaaaaaaaaaaaaaaaccctattttagcattttaattcttttataatcttgtatttcatttttcaacttcTAGTCTTTATTTTGAAGTTTAAATTTCGAGTCATTCTACAAGGCCCG is from Diospyros lotus cultivar Yz01 chromosome 2, ASM1463336v1, whole genome shotgun sequence and encodes:
- the LOC127795306 gene encoding type IV inositol polyphosphate 5-phosphatase 9-like produces the protein MQIKAFKHAKRVMQPSLVVNNILKRRSQSNNFVPDSTKSMQPLLEVPSTKRSSSKANKTFIHQDAYKLLVGSWNVGGITPPEQLNIDEWLDTQNHMVDIYVLGFQEIVPLNARNVLGSRNSRISLQWNSLIGAALNKTAYKLERAEQAEAGEPQKVYPLKEHKSVDAKESQHFQCIISKQMVGIYITVWIRTDLCHYIRHPSVSCVGSGIMGCLGNKGSVSVRFCLHETSFCFVCSHLASGGKEGNEKHRNADAAEILLRTKFPLGPLHNLPSKILDHDQVVWFGDLNYRIYLPEATTRSLVEKRQWSTLLDNDQLKAELNEGHVFEGWQEEAIEFAPTYKYNPNSDDYYDSNQNRKGKRMRSPAWCDRIIWFGKGLKQNQYSRGESRLSDHRPVRAIFTAQVMAYDI